From one Melospiza melodia melodia isolate bMelMel2 chromosome 6, bMelMel2.pri, whole genome shotgun sequence genomic stretch:
- the WEE1 gene encoding wee1-like protein kinase — protein MSFLSLQRAAPPRRVSARRAAAPIRQKLLFLSGHSDCEEEEEEEEEEGCGSSSANSTGEDSAFQEADSPLSAARTPARSDPPLLEEEEEEMEPAAAPLPDEGDSWEEEGFGSSPVKSPGAYFLLDSPSPLAPHKGRRCCERSPPHPAAGGYRGARGEEPGSPLPDYPGTPPHKTLRKLRLFDTPHTPKSLLSKAQGLGSSSVKLRGGSLFMNVGKSEKQEEDFRQTPHVNINPFTPDSMFLHNSDGKCRRRKRIHWNDSCGEDMEPSDGEPEEETMRPAKRITITESNMKSRYATEFHELEKIGSGEFGSVFKCVKRLDGCIYAIKRSKKPLAGSVDEQNALREVYAHAVLGQHSHVVRYYSAWAEDDHMLIQNEYCNGGSLADAISENYRNMRYFTEPELKDLLLQVARGLKYIHSMSLVHMDIKPSNIFISRTSVPSITLEEGDDDDWSSDRVIFKIGDLGHVTRVSSPQVEEGDSRFLANEVLQENYTHLPKADIFALALTVVCAAGAEPLPTNGDQWHEIRQGKLPRLPQVLSQELVDLLKVMINPDPEKRPSAVALVKHSVLLSAAKKSAEQLRIELNAEKFKNSLLQKELKKAQLAKAAAEERALFTDRMATRSATQSRPSRLIGKKMNRSLSLTIY, from the exons ATGAGCTTCCTCAGCCTGCAGCGGGCGGCGCCGCCGCGGCGCGTCTCggcccggcgggcggcggccccgATCCGGCAGAAGCTGCTGTTCTTGAGCGGCCACAGCGactgcgaggaggaggaggaagaggaggaggaggaaggctgcggcagcagcagcgccaaCAGCACCGGCGAGGATTCGGCGTTCCAGGAGGCGGACTCGCCGCTCTCGGCCGCGCGCACCCCGGCGCGGAGCGACCCGcccctgctggaggaggaggaggaggagatggagccGGCGGCGGCGCCGCTGCCGGACGAGGGGGACTCGTGGGAGGAGGAAGGCTTCGGCTCGTCGCCGGTCAAGTCGCCCGGAGCCTATTTCCTGCTCGACTCGCCCTCGCCGCTGGCCCCGCACAAGGGCCGGCGCTGCTGCGAGCGCTCCCCGCCGCACCCGGCGGCCGGCGGGTACCGGGGGGCGCGGGGCGAGGAGCCCGGCTCGCCGCTGCCCGACTACCCGGGCACGCCGCCGCACAAGACCCTGCGCAAGCTGCGCCTGTTCGACACGCCGCACACGCCCAAG agtTTGCTTTCTAAAGCACAAGGTTTAGGCTCCAGCTCAGTCAAACTTCGAGGGGGCTCGCTGTTTATGAATGTTGGGAAATCAGAGAAGCAAGAAGAAGATTTTAGACAAACACCTCATGTGAACATCAATCCCTTCACTCCTGACTCCATGTTCCTTCACAACTCTGATGGCAAATGTCGGAGGAGGAAGAGGATACACTGGAATGA CTCTtgtggggaggacatggaaccaAGTGATGGAGAGCCTGAAGAGGAAACCATGAGACCTGCTAAG AGGATAACAATAACAGAAAGTAACATGAAGTCACGGTATGCAACCGAATTCCATGAACTGGAGAAAATTGGGTCTGGTGAATTTGGCTCTGTGTTTAAGTGTGTGAAGAGGCTGGATGGCTGCATCTATGCAATCAAACGATCCAAGAAACCCCTGGCTGGCTCAGTGGATGA GCAGAATGCTTTAAGAGAGGTCTATGCACATGCAGTTCTGGGACAGCATTCCCATGTAGTGAGGTACTACTCTGCATGGGCAGAAGATGATCACATGCTTATACAGAATGAATATTGCAATG GTGGCAGTTTAGCAGATGCCATAAGTGAAAATTACAGGAATATGCGTTACTTTACTGAACCAGAACTGAAGGACTTGCTGCTTCAAGTGGCTCGAGGTTTAAAGTACATTCATTCGATGTCCCTGGTACACATGGACATCAAACCTA GTAACATTTTCATATCTAGAACATCAGTCCCGAGTATAACTCTAGAGGAAGGCGATGATGATGACTGGTCATCTGAcagagtaatttttaaaatag GTGACCTGGGCCATGTAACTCGAGTCTCTAGTCCTCAAGTGGAAGAAGGTGACAGCCGTTTCCTTGCAAATGAAGTCCTACAAGAG AACTACACTCACTTGCCAAAGGCGGATATCTTTGCTCTCGCTCTGACTGTtgtctgtgctgctggtgctgagccTCTTCCAACCAACGGGGACCAGTGGCATGAAATCCGGCAAGGAAAGCTGCCCAGGCTGCCACAAGTGCTTTCTCAAGAATTAGTAGACTTACTAAAA GTTATGATTAATCCTGATCCTGAGAAAAGGCCTTCGGCTGTGGCCCTGGTGAAGCATTCGGTGCTTCTCTCTGCCGCAAAAAAGAGCGCGGAGCAGCTGCGGATAGAGCTGAACGCTGAAAAATTCAAGAACTCCCTCTTGCAAAA GGAGCTGAAGAAGGCGCAGCTGGCCAAGGCGGCGGCCGAGGAGCGCGCGCTGTTCACGGACAGGATGGCCACGCGCTCGGCGACGCAGAGCCGCCCGTCGCGCCTCATCGGCAAGAAGATGAACCGCTCGCTGAGCCTCACCATCTACTGA